In one Rutidosis leptorrhynchoides isolate AG116_Rl617_1_P2 chromosome 8, CSIRO_AGI_Rlap_v1, whole genome shotgun sequence genomic region, the following are encoded:
- the LOC139864184 gene encoding uncharacterized protein, with the protein MDQNTWMYEIGRATSEFMDSVDEFITVAETDQLEKGKTAISCPCKKCKNARWYADSTDIKSHLIARRFMRGYTCWSFHGESLADLNPSVLDNDTDNEDDSYNSDNNVNFDDMFDDLDMEDNVADKYHDRLQQLFVDAEKPLYTGCMNFSKLSAVIQLVNLKSNNGWSDTSFTSLLELLNKMLPEGNELPVSTYQAKKLMCPMGLEIQRIHSCPNDCMLYRNEVKDLHQCKVCGTSRYKRGKPTDNVDSDVSENGPPAKLLWYLPIIPRLKRLFANEKDAKLLHWHAEDRKNDGKMRHVADSLQWKNFDKDFKEFGDEIRNIRFGLSSDGINPFGDLSSRHSTWPILLCIYNLPPWLCMKKKYIMMSLLIQGLKQPGNDIDVYLQPLVDEMMELWSTGIHVYNAYKK; encoded by the coding sequence ATGGATCAGAATACTTGGATGTACGAGATAGGTCGCGCTACCTCTGAGTTTATGGATAGTGTAGATGAATTTATTACAGTTGCCGAGACTGATCAACTAGAAAAAGGAAAGACTGCAATTAGTTGTCCTTGTAAGAAATGCAAAAATGCACGGTGGTATGCTGATTCAACCGATATCAAAAGTCATCTAATTGCACGCAGATTTATGAGAGGATACACATGTTGGTCTTTTCATGGTGAGTCACTAGCTGACCTTAACCCGTCTGTTTTGGATAACGATACCGATAATGAAGACGATTCATACAATAGTGACAATAATGTTAATTTTGATGACATGTTTGACGATTTGGATATGGAGGATAATGTTGCTGATAAGTATCATGACAGATTACAACAACTATTTGTTGACGCTGAAAAACCTTTATATACCGGTTGTATGAATTTTTCAAAACTCTCGGCCGTGATACAACTGGTTAATTTAAAATCAAACAATGGTTGGAGTGACACAAGTTTCACTAGCCTGTTAGAGTTGTTGAACAAAATGCTACCAGAAGGTAATGAGTTGCCGGTTTCAACATACCAAGCAAAGAAATTAATGTGCCCAATGGGATTGGAAATACAGAGAATACATTCTTGTCCAAATGATTGTATGTTATACAGGAATGAAGTCAAAGACCTTCATCAATGTAAGGTATGTGGTACATCTAGGTATAAACGTGGAAAACCGACTGATAATGTTGATAGTGATGTGTCGGAAAATGGACCTCCTGCAAAATTATTGTGGTACTTGCCTATCATACCAAGATTAAAGAGATTATTTGCGAATGAGAAAGATGCAAAATTATTACATTGGCATGCTGAAGATCGTAAAAATGATGGTAAAATGCGACATGTGGCCGATTCACTTCAGTGGAAAAATTTTGATAAAGATTTTAAAGAATTTGGGGATGAGATACGTAATATAAGGTTCGGACTCAGTTCAGATGGAATTAATCCGTTCGGAGATTTGAGTAGCCGTCACAGCACGTGGCCTATTCTTCTATGCATTTATAACCTACCGCCTTGGCTATGTatgaaaaaaaaatacataatgaTGTCTCTTTTGATTCAAGGCCTAAAGCAACCTGGAAACGACATTGATGTTTATTTGCAACCATTAGTTGATGAAATGATGGAATTATGGAGTACCGGCATACACGTTTATAATGCATACAAGAAATAA
- the LOC139864185 gene encoding uncharacterized protein, producing MLPEGNELPLSTYQAKKLMCPMGLEIQRIHACPNDYMLYRNEDKDLHQCKVCGTSRYKRGKPTDNVDSDVSENGPPAKLLWYLPIIPRLKRLFANEKDAKLLRWHAEDRKNDGKMQLVADSLQWKNFDKDFEEFGDEIRNIRFGLSSDGINPFGDLSSHHNTWHVLLCIYNLPPWLCMKRKYIMMSLLIQGPKQPRNDIDVYLQPLVDEMMEIWSTGIHVYDSYKKEYFQLWAMLFCTINDFPAYGNLSGYSTKGKKACPICEKNTHSIWLTNCKKPAFMGHRRELAENYPYRKKADLFDGTIEDRKLPAPLDGETTLSKVANIKVVLGKKGFGPPKGLLLNIPGKTKDGIKVRRDMELMNIRPELQPKDIDGRSTKFLPPACYTMSKVEKTKFCQCLHGIKVPSRYSANIRKLVSMKDLKLLGMKSHDCHVIDPDVLDEYQRDIILTLCELEMYFPPSFFDVMVHLVSHIVGEIKACGPVFLRIPQSHHEGRLAGQGTLGRKTGYSNVADYQEAHFNVLQHTTSIDPFIQEHMAFLRQQNPKKSAKWLANQHKITFSEWLKDKVRRTLPNIDKTIEALGFAPKHVF from the exons ATGCTACCAGAAGGTAATGAGTTGCCGCTTTCAACATACCAAGCAAAGAAATTAATGTGCCCAATGGGATTGGAAATACAGAGAATACATGCTTGTCCAAATGATTATATGTTATACAGGAATGAAGACAAAGACCTTCATCAATGTAAGGTATGTGGTACATCTAGGTATAAACGTGGAAAACCGACTGATAATGTTGATAGTGATGTGTCAGAAAATGGACCTCCTGCAAAATTATTGTGGTACTTGCCTATCATACCAAGATTAAAGAGATTATTTGCGAATGAGAAAGATGCAAAATTATTACGTTGGCATGCTGAAGATCGTAAAAATGATGGTAAAATGCAACTTGTGGCCGATTCACTTCAATGGAAAAATTTTGATAAAGATTTTGAAGAATTTGGGGATGAGATACGTAATATAAGGTTCGGACTCAGTTCAGATGGAATTAATCCGTTCGGAGATTTGAGTAGCCATCACAACACGTGGCATGTTCTTCTATGCATTTATAACCTACCGCCTTGGCTATGTATGAAAAGAAAATACATAATGATGTCTCTTTTGATTCAAGGCCCAAAGCAACCTAGAAACGACATTGATGTTTATTTGCAACCATTAGTTGATGAAATGATGGAAATATGGAGTACCGGCATACACGTTTATGATTCATACAAGAAAGAATACTTCCAACTATGGGCAATGCTTTTTTGCACCATTAATGATTTTCCTGCTTATGGTAATTTGTCTGGATATAGTACGAAGGGGAAAAAGGCATGTCCTATTTGTGAGAAAAATACTCACTCGATATGGCTCACAAATTGTAAGAAACCGGCATTTATGGGGCATCGGAGAGAGCTTGCTGAGAATTACCCATATCGTAAAAAGGCGGATTTATTTGATGGTACTATAGAGGATAGAAAACTACCAGCACCGTTGGATGGagaaactacactctccaaagttgCTAATATAAAAGTTGTGTTGGGAAAGAAAGGTTTTGGTCCTCCAAAAG GATTACTGTTGAACATTCCTGGAAAAACAAAAGATGGAATTAAAGTTAGAAGGGACATGGAATTAATGAATATCAGACCGGAGCTACAACCTAAAGATATTGATGGAAGGTCCACCAAGTTTCTTCCTCCGGCCTGTTATACTATGTCGAAGGTTGAGAAAACTAAATTTTGTCAATGTTTACATGGTATTAAGGTTCCATCGAGATACTCTGCTAACATTAGGAAGTTGGTTTCGATGAAAGATTTGAAGTTACTTGGTATGAAGTCACATGATTGTCAT GTGATTGATCCTGATGTGCTGGATGAATATCAAAGAGATATCATACTTACTCTTTGCGAACTCGAGATGTACTTTCCACCTTCTTTCTTTGATGTCATGGTTCATTTGGTATCTCATATTGTAGGAGAAATAAAGGCATGTGGTCCAGTTTTCTTACG GATTCCACAAAGTCATCATGAAGGAAGACTAGCAGGTCAAGGGACACTTGGGCGCAAGACGGGCTATTCAAATGTTGCCGATTATCAAGAGGCTCATTTTAATGTCTTACAACACACTACATCTATTGATCCATTCATACAAGAACACATGGCGTTCTTGAGACAACAAAACCCTAAAAAGAGTGCAAAGTGGTTGGCAAATCAACATAAAATAACTTTTTCAGAATGGTTGAAAGACAAAGTTAGGAGGACACTTCCAAATATTGATAAAACGATCGAAGCTTTGGGATTCGCCCCTAAACATGTGTTCTAA
- the LOC139864182 gene encoding uncharacterized protein, whose amino-acid sequence MLFCTINDFPAYGNLSGYSTKGKKACPICEENTHSIWLTNCKKPAFMGHRRELAENHPYRKKVDLFDGTIEDRKLPAPLDGEITLSKVANIKVVLGKKGFGPPKGIWKKKSIFWKLPYWKHLRVRHCIDVMHIDKNVCESLIGLLLNIPEKTKDGIKVRRDMELMNIRPELQPKDIDGRPTKFLPPACYTMSKVEKTKFCQCLHGIKVSSGYSANIRKLVSMKDLKLLGMKSHDCHVLMIQMIPIAIRGILPNRIRHTITKLCLFFNMIHSKVIDPDVLDEYQRDIILTLCELDMYFPPSFFDVMVHLVSHIVGEIKACGPVFLRYMYPFERYMGILKGYVRNLNRPEGSIIEGYASEEVIGFCTSYMDGFKSVRIPQSRHEGRLAGQGTLGRKTGYSNVADYQEAHFNVLQHTTSIDPFIQEPMAFLRQQNPKKSAKWLANQHKITFSEWLKDKVRRTLPNIDKTVEALGFAPKHVFQYQGYDINGYTFYTKAQDKKSKTQNGGVTVIASSTEFTMVNREERSRIAKKSYYGVIQEIWELGYGDSYTIPLFKCKWVDNDRGVQVDEDGFTTVNLSTNRYKEEPFILAKLVTQVFFIEDPKDPRWHVVQYGK is encoded by the coding sequence ATGCTTTTTTGCACCATTAATGATTTTCCTGCTTATGGTAATTTGTCTGGATATAGTACGAAGGGGAAAAAGGCATGTCCTATTTGTGAGGAAAATACTCACTCGATATGGCTCACAAATTGTAAGAAACCGGCATTTATGGGGCATCGGAGAGAGCTTGCTGAGAATCACCCGTATCGTAAAAAGGTGGATTTATTTGATGGTACTATAGAGGATAGAAAACTACCAGCACCGTTGGATGGAGAAATTACACTCTCCAAAGTTGCTAATATAAAAGTTGTGTTGGGAAAGAAAGGTTTTGGTCCTCCAAAAGGTATTTGGAAGAAAAAGTCTATTTTTTGGAAATTACCCTACTGGAAGCATTTACGAGTCCGACATTGTATTGATGTTATGCATATTGACAAAAATGTGTGTGAAAGTTTGATAGGGTTACTGTTGAACATTCCTGAAAAAACAAAAGATGGAATTAAAGTTAGAAGGGACATGGAATTAATGAATATCAGACCAGAGCTACAACCTAAAGATATTGATGGAAGGCCCACCAAGTTTCTTCCTCCGGCCTGTTATACTATGTCGAAGGTCGAGAAAACTAAATTTTGTCAATGTTTACATGGTATTAAGGTTTCATCAGGATACTCTGCTAACATTAGGAAGTTGGTTTCGATGAAAGATTTGAAGTTACTTGGTATGAAGTCACATGATTGTCATGTACTAATGATCCAGATGATTCCTATCGCAATTCGTGGAATTCTTCCCAACCGTATTCGACACACAATAACAAAACTATGCTTATTTTTCAACATGATTCATTCAAAGGTGATTGATCCTGATGTGCTGGATGAATATCAAAGAGATATCATACTTACTCTTTGCGAACTCGATATGTACTTTCCACCTTCTTTCTTTGATGTCATGGTTCATTTGGTATCTCATATTGTAGGAGAAATAAAGGCATGTGGTCCAGTTTTCTTACGGTATATGTATCCATTTGAAAGATATATGGGTATCTTGAAAGGTTATGTAAGGAACCTTAATCGACCAGAAGGCAGTATCATTGAAGGATATGCATCCGAAGAGGTGATCGGATTCTGCACAAGCTATATGGATGGGTTTAAAAGTGTCAGGATTCCACAAAGTCGTCATGAAGGAAGACTAGCAGGTCAAGGGACACTTGGGCGTAAGACAGGCTATTCAAATGTTGCCGATTATCAAGAGGCTCATTTTAATGTCTTACAACACACTACATCTATTGATCCGTTCATACAAGAACCCATGGCGTTCTTGAGACAACAAAACCCTAAAAAGAGTGCAAAGTGGTTGGCAAATCAACATAAAATAACTTTTTCAGAATGGTTGAAAGACAAAGTTAGGAGGACACttccaaatattgataaaacaGTCGAAGCTTTGGGATTCGCCCCTAAACATGTGTTCCAATATCAAGGATATGACATAAATGGGTACACCTTTTACACTAAAGCTCAAGACAAGAAGAGTAAAACACAAAATGGCGGTGTCACGGTGATAGCCTCGTCGACGGAATTCACCATGGTCAATCGTGAAGAAAGATCAAGGATCGCTAAAAAATCTTATTATGGTGTCATTCAAGAAATATGGGAATTAGGTTATGGTGATTCGTACACTATACCCTTGTTCAAGTGTAAGTGGGTTGATAATGACCGCGGTGTTCAAGTTGATGAAGATGGTTTTACAACTGTTAATCTTTCCACCAATAGATATAAAGAAGAACCATTCATTCTAGCAAAACTAGTTACTCAAGTATTCTTTATAGAAGACCCAAAGGATCCTAGATGGCATGTGGTTCAGTATGGAAAATGA